The Suncus etruscus isolate mSunEtr1 chromosome 14, mSunEtr1.pri.cur, whole genome shotgun sequence genome contains a region encoding:
- the PRR19 gene encoding proline-rich protein 19 has translation MDLQGPAPQPLQRPEKPGRVRRRKTRRERNEVLMGSRRSLVPQNPLGANRDPPGALWDPGASAASRLMVITQGRLSRDHRGLFNHEVKSLDVTRLLSCGSLEPSTPILPIRPSPNPDRAQEIAPPSQGKENQVPGGSGPGPPSSSKLPCLEHLLEELKCQLSLPPAFPRRNVIQETRNIIVSTLYACHGAVPDLTLVLRGGQPPLTGTKPGTPEKQRMTPTWIDSLEHSPGEARHLRRQGPRKPTFDIHHASSTPPHRDPCPPPLTSLSSPLGAVLGPPTAFDMLKSIWLVTSPPAPRPWGIGPQPLHQPPSPLWPQTSALDWSPSPPASLPSLSQVVTQSSPEAWSFPPMRLY, from the exons ATGGACCTGCAGGGCCCAGCCCCCCAGCCCCTCCAGAGGCCTGAGAAACCTGGTCGTGTTCGCCGTCGGAAGACCCGGAGGGAGCGGAATGAGGTGCTGATGGGGAGTCGTCGGTCACTGGTCCCTCAGAATCCTCTTGGGGCCAATCGAGATCCACCTGGGGCCCTCTGGGATCCGGGAGCCTCTGCTGCCTCCAGGCTCATGGTCATCACCCAGGGCCGGTTGAGTAGGGACCACCGAGGTCTCTTTAACCATGAGGTGAAATCCCTGGATGTGACTCGACTGCTTAGTTGTGGCTCCCTGGAACCTAGTACCCCTATACTCCCCATCAGACCCTCTCCAAATCCAGACAGGGCCCAGGAAATAGCCCCACCATCCCAGGGCAAGGAGAATCAGGTGCCAGGAGGCTCGGGTCCAGGCCCCCCCAGTTCCTCCAAGCTCCCATGCTTGGAGCATCTGCTGGAGGAGCTGAAGTGTCAACTGAGTCTGCCACCAGCCTTCCCCAGGCGGAATGTCATACAAGAAACCAGGAATATCATAGTGAGCACACTGTACGCGTGCCATGGAGCTGTGCCTGACCTGACCCTGGTGCTTCGGGGTGGCCAGCCACCCTTGACAG GTACCAAGCCAGGTACCCCTGAGAAACAAAGGATGACACCCACCTGGATCGATAGCCTGGAGCATTCCCCAGGGGAGGCAAGGCATCTGCGGAGACAGGGGCCCAGGAAACCCACCTTTGACATACATCATGCCTCCAGCACTCCACCGCACAGAGATCCCTGTCCACCACCCTTGACTTCTTTGTCTTCACCATTGGGTGCCGTCTTGGGCCCCCCAACAGCATTTGATATGTTGAAAAGCATCTGGCTGGTTACCTCCCCACCTGCTCCCCGCCCATGGGGAATCGGCCCACAGCCCCTGCATCAACCACCATCACCCTTATGGCCCCAAACCTCTGCACTGGACTGGAGTCCTAGCCCCCCAGCCTCACTGCCCAGCCTCTCACAGGTAGTAACCCAGAGCAGCCCAGAGGCTTGGTCCTTTCCACCCATGCGACTGTACTGA